In one window of Streptomyces sp. FXJ1.172 DNA:
- the pgm gene encoding phosphoglucomutase (alpha-D-glucose-1,6-bisphosphate-dependent), with the protein MPHERAGRPAGPEDLVDVARLVTAYYALHPDPADPGQRVAFGTSGHRGSSLASAFNEDHIAATSQAICEYRAAQGTDGPLFLGADTHALSEPARVTALEVFAANGVSVLIDSADGYTPTPAVSHAILTHNRGRTSALADGVVVTPSHNPPADGGFKYNPPSGGPAASDATARIQDRANEIVSGGLKDVRRVPYARALAAGTTGRYDFLGTYVGDLPSVLDLDAIRAAGVHIGADPLGGASVGYWGRIAEQHRIDLTVVNPHTDPTWRFMTLDWDGRIRMDCSSPYAMASLIERRDQYRIATGNDADADRHGIVTPDAGLMNPNHYLAVAISYLYRHRDRWPAGAGIGKTLVSSTMIDRVAADLGRQLVEVPVGFKWFVDGLAGGTLGFGGEESAGASFLRRDGSVWTTDKDGIILALLASEITAVTDQTPSEHYARLTARFGEPAYARVDAPATREQKALLGTLSPARVGADTLAGEAVTAVLTEAPGNGAAIGGIKVTTDNAWFAARPSGTEDVYKVYAESFLGPDHLARVQEEAKAVVQSALGG; encoded by the coding sequence ATGCCGCACGAGCGAGCGGGCCGGCCGGCCGGCCCCGAGGACCTTGTCGACGTGGCCCGGCTGGTCACGGCGTACTACGCGCTGCACCCGGACCCGGCCGACCCCGGACAGCGGGTCGCGTTCGGCACCTCCGGGCACCGGGGCTCCTCCCTGGCGAGCGCCTTCAACGAGGACCACATCGCCGCGACCAGCCAGGCCATCTGCGAGTACCGTGCCGCCCAGGGCACCGACGGACCGCTCTTCCTGGGCGCCGACACGCACGCCCTGTCGGAGCCCGCCAGGGTCACCGCCCTGGAGGTGTTCGCCGCGAACGGCGTGAGCGTGCTCATCGACAGCGCCGACGGTTACACGCCCACCCCCGCCGTCTCGCACGCCATCCTCACCCACAACCGCGGCCGGACCTCGGCTCTCGCCGACGGCGTCGTGGTCACCCCGTCGCACAACCCGCCCGCCGACGGCGGCTTCAAGTACAACCCGCCGAGCGGCGGCCCGGCGGCCTCCGACGCCACCGCACGGATCCAGGACCGGGCCAACGAGATCGTCTCCGGCGGCCTGAAGGACGTACGCCGGGTGCCGTACGCCCGGGCGCTCGCCGCCGGGACGACCGGCCGGTACGACTTCCTCGGCACTTACGTCGGCGATCTGCCGAGCGTGCTGGACCTCGACGCGATCCGTGCGGCCGGGGTACACATCGGCGCCGACCCGCTCGGCGGCGCCTCGGTCGGCTACTGGGGCCGGATCGCCGAACAGCACCGCATCGACCTCACCGTGGTCAATCCGCACACCGACCCCACCTGGCGGTTCATGACGCTGGACTGGGACGGCCGGATCCGGATGGACTGCTCCTCGCCGTACGCGATGGCCTCGCTCATCGAGCGGCGCGACCAGTACCGCATCGCCACCGGCAACGACGCCGACGCCGACCGGCACGGCATCGTCACCCCGGACGCCGGCCTGATGAACCCCAACCACTACCTCGCGGTCGCCATCTCCTACCTCTACCGGCACCGCGACCGGTGGCCCGCCGGCGCCGGCATCGGCAAGACGCTGGTCTCCTCGACGATGATCGACCGGGTCGCCGCCGACCTGGGCCGTCAACTGGTGGAGGTCCCGGTCGGATTCAAGTGGTTCGTGGACGGACTGGCCGGCGGGACCCTCGGGTTCGGCGGCGAGGAGTCGGCCGGCGCGTCCTTCCTGCGCCGCGACGGCTCGGTGTGGACCACCGACAAGGACGGCATCATCCTGGCCCTGCTCGCCTCCGAGATCACGGCCGTCACGGACCAGACCCCGTCGGAGCACTACGCCCGCCTGACCGCCCGCTTCGGTGAACCCGCCTACGCCCGTGTCGACGCGCCCGCGACCCGCGAACAGAAGGCGCTTCTCGGCACGTTGTCCCCGGCGCGGGTCGGCGCCGACACGCTCGCCGGAGAGGCGGTCACGGCCGTCCTCACCGAGGCACCCGGCAACGGCGCGGCCATCGGCGGGATCAAGGTCACCACGGACAACGCCTGGTTCGCGGCGCGTCCTTCGGGCACCGAGGACGTCTACAAGGTCTACGCCGAGTCCTTCCTCGGCCCCGACCACCTCGCCCGGGTGCAGGAGGAGGCCAAGGCCGTGGTGCAGAGCGCGCTCGGCGGCTGA
- a CDS encoding YciI family protein, with amino-acid sequence MKFLIGLHINPAVLDALTDEEKAAIGDGHTKFIEELKQSGELIVTQALVDPSQAAVVRVRDGRPVVTDGPFLEAKEYLGGFYLIDCENKERAIELAARIPDTRIAGLGVEVRQVMFSEGQLEA; translated from the coding sequence ATGAAGTTCCTGATCGGCCTGCACATCAACCCGGCCGTGCTGGACGCGCTGACCGACGAGGAGAAGGCGGCCATCGGCGACGGCCACACCAAGTTCATCGAGGAGCTGAAGCAGTCCGGCGAGCTGATCGTCACGCAGGCGCTGGTCGACCCGTCGCAGGCCGCCGTGGTCCGCGTCCGGGACGGCCGGCCGGTGGTGACCGACGGCCCCTTCCTGGAGGCCAAGGAGTACCTGGGCGGCTTCTACCTGATCGACTGCGAGAACAAGGAGCGGGCGATCGAGCTGGCGGCACGGATCCCGGACACCAGGATCGCGGGCCTGGGGGTCGAGGTGCGGCAGGTGATGTTCTCCGAGGGACAATTGGAGGCATGA
- a CDS encoding SGNH/GDSL hydrolase family protein yields MTKDIRPADRTRGRRRAAVLGAALGGCALVAASTAPAAAHSGGPGRAPDYVALGDSYTSGPGIPGQVDANCARSDHNYPSLVAAQRKAAVFTDVSCAGATTAEMWQAQGSNAPQLDAVGRDTDLVTVQIGGNDVGFGPVISTCVHLAAQDPTGSPCEHSYQASGQDQLVLAIIRTAPKVDRVLRAVHARAPHARVVVVGYPDLLPDDGSGCFPQVPFAQGDFPYLRDTEKRLNLMLRLVAAVNRAEYVDTYGPTVGHDMCKSPADRWIEPLQPASPAAPAHPNAKGEQAMAQAVLDRLGRHRGRG; encoded by the coding sequence ATGACGAAGGACATCCGTCCGGCGGACAGGACGAGAGGCCGGCGGCGCGCCGCGGTGCTCGGGGCGGCGCTGGGCGGTTGCGCCCTCGTCGCCGCCTCGACGGCCCCGGCCGCCGCACACTCCGGCGGGCCCGGCCGCGCGCCCGACTACGTGGCCCTCGGCGACTCCTACACCTCGGGCCCGGGCATCCCCGGCCAGGTGGACGCCAACTGCGCCCGCTCCGACCACAATTACCCCTCCCTGGTGGCCGCACAGCGCAAGGCGGCCGTCTTCACGGACGTCAGCTGCGCCGGCGCGACGACCGCCGAGATGTGGCAGGCACAGGGCAGCAACGCACCCCAACTGGACGCGGTGGGGCGGGACACGGATCTCGTGACGGTTCAGATCGGCGGCAACGACGTCGGGTTCGGCCCGGTCATCAGTACATGCGTCCATCTCGCCGCCCAGGACCCCACGGGCAGTCCGTGCGAGCACTCCTACCAGGCATCCGGCCAGGACCAGTTGGTCCTCGCGATCATCCGGACCGCGCCGAAGGTCGACCGGGTGCTGCGGGCCGTGCACGCCCGGGCGCCGCACGCCCGGGTGGTCGTCGTCGGCTACCCGGACCTGCTGCCCGACGACGGCAGTGGCTGCTTCCCCCAAGTCCCGTTCGCGCAAGGGGACTTCCCCTATCTGCGGGACACCGAGAAGCGCCTGAACCTGATGCTGCGGCTGGTGGCCGCCGTCAACCGGGCCGAGTACGTCGACACGTACGGCCCCACGGTCGGCCACGACATGTGCAAGTCGCCCGCGGACCGCTGGATCGAGCCGCTCCAGCCCGCCTCCCCCGCGGCACCGGCACATCCCAACGCCAAGGGGGAACAGGCCATGGCCCAGGCGGTCCTGGACCGCCTCGGCCGGCACCGCGGGCGCGGCTGA
- a CDS encoding DedA family protein, translating to MSAPPLPGPLAHLAPLLEHYGYWAVGAVVLVEDFGVPAPGETILLAAGVYAGAGRLNVVAVAVIAFVAALVGDNIGYLIGRVGGRAFVHRWGKYVFLTPERFAVAEEFFARHGGKIVTVARFIEGLRQANGIIAGTSGMHWRRFLAFNALGAALWVGLWTTLAYLAGSHITVIYDEVNRYLLYVVGAAAVLVAALVVRHFVRRRRHG from the coding sequence ATGTCCGCCCCTCCGCTCCCGGGCCCGCTGGCCCATCTGGCGCCGCTGCTCGAGCACTACGGGTACTGGGCGGTGGGGGCGGTGGTCCTGGTGGAGGACTTCGGGGTGCCCGCGCCGGGCGAGACGATCCTGCTGGCGGCGGGGGTGTACGCGGGCGCGGGGCGGCTGAACGTGGTGGCGGTGGCGGTCATCGCCTTCGTCGCGGCCCTCGTCGGGGACAACATCGGGTATCTGATCGGCCGGGTCGGCGGGCGGGCGTTCGTGCACCGGTGGGGGAAGTACGTCTTCCTGACGCCGGAGCGCTTCGCGGTGGCCGAGGAGTTCTTCGCCCGGCACGGCGGCAAGATCGTGACCGTGGCCCGCTTCATCGAGGGGCTGCGCCAGGCCAACGGCATCATCGCCGGCACCTCGGGCATGCACTGGCGCCGCTTCCTCGCGTTCAACGCGCTCGGCGCGGCGCTGTGGGTGGGCCTGTGGACGACTCTGGCCTACCTGGCGGGCAGTCACATCACGGTCATCTACGACGAGGTCAACCGCTATCTGCTGTACGTCGTCGGCGCCGCCGCCGTGCTCGTCGCGGCCCTCGTCGTACGGCACTTCGTGCGCAGGCGGCGCCACGGCTGA
- the mgrA gene encoding L-glyceraldehyde 3-phosphate reductase, whose amino-acid sequence MTHVADPARYDGTMRYRRTGRSGLDLPVLSLGYWHNFGDDRPFETQREIALRAFDLGITHHDLANNYGPPYGAAELNFGRLLKRDLAPYRDELVISTKAGWDMWPGPYGQGGGSRKYVLASLDQSLRRMGVDYVDIFYSHRLDASTPLEETMGALDTAVRQGKALYVGISSYDAERTRQAAAILRELGTPLLIHQPSYSMLNRWIETDGLLDAAEEEGFGVIGFTALAQGLLTGRYLDGVPQDSRAAQGTSFDASWLTEDMRHRLRALNDIAARRGQTLAQLALAWALRDERVTSLVIGASRTEQLEQNVAALQNLGFSAEELAEIDKYAADGGVDLWREARLGHLG is encoded by the coding sequence ATGACCCACGTCGCGGACCCCGCTCGCTACGACGGCACCATGCGCTACCGGCGCACCGGCCGCTCGGGACTGGACCTGCCGGTCCTGTCGCTCGGCTACTGGCACAACTTCGGCGACGACCGCCCGTTCGAGACCCAGCGCGAGATCGCCCTGCGCGCCTTCGACCTCGGGATCACCCACCATGACCTCGCCAACAACTACGGCCCGCCGTACGGCGCGGCCGAGCTGAACTTCGGCCGGCTGCTCAAGCGGGACCTCGCGCCGTACCGGGACGAGCTGGTGATCTCCACCAAGGCCGGCTGGGACATGTGGCCCGGCCCCTACGGGCAGGGCGGTGGCTCGCGCAAGTACGTGCTGGCCTCGCTGGACCAGTCGCTGCGCCGCATGGGCGTGGACTACGTGGACATCTTCTACTCCCACCGGCTGGACGCGAGCACGCCGCTGGAGGAGACGATGGGCGCGCTCGACACCGCCGTACGCCAGGGCAAGGCCCTCTACGTCGGCATCTCCTCCTACGACGCCGAGCGCACCCGGCAGGCGGCCGCGATCCTGCGCGAGCTGGGCACCCCACTGCTGATCCACCAGCCGTCGTACAGCATGCTCAACCGCTGGATCGAGACCGACGGGCTGCTGGACGCGGCCGAGGAGGAGGGCTTTGGCGTCATCGGCTTCACGGCGCTCGCCCAGGGGCTGCTGACGGGCCGTTACCTCGACGGGGTGCCGCAGGACTCGCGGGCCGCGCAGGGCACGTCGTTCGACGCCTCCTGGCTCACGGAGGACATGCGGCACCGGCTGCGCGCCCTCAACGACATCGCGGCCCGGCGCGGCCAGACCCTGGCCCAGCTGGCGCTCGCCTGGGCGCTGCGCGACGAGCGGGTGACGTCGCTGGTCATCGGCGCCTCGCGGACCGAGCAGCTGGAGCAGAACGTCGCGGCTCTGCAGAACCTCGGCTTCAGCGCCGAGGAGCTGGCCGAGATCGACAAGTACGCGGCCGACGGCGGCGTGGACCTGTGGCGGGAGGCCCGGCTGGGCCACCTCGGCTGA
- a CDS encoding RNA polymerase sigma factor, translated as MTAPAIEDLLRDLTPRVLGALVRRYGRFEGCEDAVQEAVLAAAVQWPDEGVPDSPRAWLTTVASRRLIDQMRSDHARRERESALAAEVSPGDVPDTDDTLVLLFLCCHPTLTAASQTALTLRAVGGLTTAEIARAFLVPEATMAARISRAKQRIRAAGSSFGLPEGPEREERLRVVLHVLYLIFNEGYTASSGSELQRTGLAHEAIRLTRTVHAQLPDDDEVTGLLALMLLTHARREARTTAAGDLVPLAEQDRERWDRALIEEGLELVRTALAGPALGPYQLQAAIAATHADAATAEETDWPQVYALYLILERIAPNPMVTLNRAIALAETEGPAAGLALLSELDDDGRLAGHHRLLSVRAHLLERTGDTAGAYEHYRSAAKATASIAEQRYLESRASRVARLASPVPPPVRP; from the coding sequence ATGACAGCACCGGCGATCGAGGACCTGCTGCGTGACCTCACCCCGCGGGTCCTCGGTGCGCTGGTGCGCCGGTACGGCCGGTTCGAAGGGTGCGAGGACGCCGTTCAGGAGGCCGTTCTCGCCGCTGCCGTGCAGTGGCCGGACGAGGGCGTACCGGACAGTCCGCGCGCTTGGCTGACGACGGTCGCGTCCCGGCGGCTGATCGACCAGATGCGCAGCGACCACGCGCGACGCGAACGGGAGTCGGCGCTGGCCGCCGAAGTGTCCCCCGGCGACGTACCGGACACCGACGACACGCTCGTCCTGCTGTTCCTGTGCTGTCACCCGACGCTGACCGCGGCGTCCCAGACCGCCCTGACGCTCCGCGCGGTCGGCGGCCTGACCACGGCCGAGATCGCGCGCGCCTTCCTGGTGCCGGAGGCCACGATGGCGGCCCGGATCAGCCGGGCCAAGCAGCGCATCAGGGCCGCCGGCAGCTCGTTCGGCCTGCCGGAGGGCCCGGAGCGCGAGGAGCGGCTGCGGGTCGTGCTGCACGTGCTCTATCTGATCTTCAACGAGGGCTACACCGCCTCCTCGGGCAGCGAGCTGCAGCGCACCGGCCTCGCGCACGAGGCGATCCGGCTGACCCGGACGGTGCACGCGCAGCTGCCGGACGACGACGAGGTGACCGGGCTGCTCGCGCTGATGCTGCTCACCCACGCCCGCCGGGAGGCGCGGACGACGGCGGCCGGTGACCTGGTGCCGCTCGCCGAGCAGGACCGCGAGCGGTGGGACCGCGCGCTGATCGAGGAGGGACTGGAGCTGGTCAGGACGGCGCTGGCCGGCCCGGCGCTGGGGCCGTACCAGCTGCAGGCCGCCATCGCCGCCACGCACGCCGACGCGGCCACGGCCGAGGAGACCGACTGGCCGCAGGTGTACGCGCTGTATCTGATCCTGGAACGGATCGCGCCGAACCCGATGGTCACCCTCAACCGCGCGATCGCGCTCGCCGAGACCGAGGGTCCGGCGGCCGGGCTGGCCCTGCTGTCCGAGCTGGACGACGACGGACGGCTCGCCGGGCACCACCGCCTGCTGTCCGTCCGGGCGCATCTGCTGGAGCGGACGGGCGACACGGCCGGGGCGTACGAGCACTACCGCAGCGCCGCGAAAGCCACCGCCAGCATCGCCGAGCAGCGCTATCTGGAGTCCCGGGCGAGCCGGGTCGCACGCCTCGCGTCCCCGGTGCCGCCACCGGTGCGGCCCTGA
- a CDS encoding MFS transporter, whose amino-acid sequence MDASIVIISLPAIFRGIGLDPLAAGNIGYLLWMILGYLLVSAVLVVVLGRLGDMFGRVRIYNLGFLVFACASVALSLDPFRAGAGALWLILLRVVQAFGGSMLTANSAAILTDAFPARQRGMALGVNQITALAGQFLGLLAGGLLAAVDWRAVFWVSVPVSITGTVWSYLSLRETAAGGRGRIDWLGNVTFATGAGILLAGITYGIQPYGGHPTGWTNPWVLTGLTGGVFLLLVFCFVETRVAEPMFRLSLFKVRAFAAGNLAALLTAIARGGLQFMLIIWLQGIWLPLHGYDFEDTPLWAGIFMLPLTLGFLIAGPVCGYLSDRFGARLFSTAGLLVVAASFLGLLALPVNFGYGAFATLLLFNGLGQGMFSSPNTSSIMGSVPARYRGVASGMRSTFQNSGTALSIGVFFTLMVSGLASTLPRTLAGGLQAHGVPAGTAHQVASLPPVSTLFATFLGTNPIGHLLGSGGTLDRLTAAQRATLTGHTFFPELVSGPFHHGLGIVFSVAAGMALVSALASALRGGHERADDDTPEGGHDTSGHGSWRAARSS is encoded by the coding sequence ATGGACGCCTCCATCGTGATCATCTCGCTGCCGGCGATCTTCCGCGGCATCGGGCTGGACCCGCTCGCGGCCGGCAACATCGGCTACCTGCTGTGGATGATCCTCGGCTATCTGCTGGTCTCGGCCGTACTGGTGGTCGTCCTCGGCCGGCTCGGCGACATGTTCGGCCGGGTCCGGATCTACAACCTCGGTTTCCTGGTCTTCGCGTGCGCCTCCGTCGCCCTGTCCCTCGACCCGTTCCGGGCCGGCGCGGGCGCGCTGTGGCTGATCCTGTTGCGCGTCGTGCAGGCCTTCGGCGGGTCCATGCTCACCGCCAACTCGGCGGCCATCCTCACCGACGCCTTCCCGGCCCGCCAGCGCGGCATGGCCCTCGGCGTCAACCAGATCACCGCGCTCGCCGGGCAGTTCCTCGGTCTGCTCGCCGGCGGTCTGCTGGCCGCGGTCGACTGGCGGGCGGTGTTCTGGGTGAGCGTCCCTGTCAGCATCACCGGCACCGTCTGGTCGTATCTGAGCCTGCGCGAGACCGCGGCCGGCGGACGCGGCCGGATCGACTGGCTCGGCAACGTCACCTTCGCCACCGGCGCCGGCATCCTGCTCGCCGGCATCACCTACGGCATCCAGCCCTACGGCGGCCACCCCACCGGCTGGACCAACCCCTGGGTGCTCACGGGTCTGACCGGCGGAGTGTTCCTGCTGCTGGTGTTCTGCTTCGTCGAGACCCGGGTCGCCGAGCCCATGTTCCGGCTGTCGCTGTTCAAGGTGCGGGCCTTCGCCGCCGGCAACCTGGCCGCCCTGCTGACCGCGATCGCCCGCGGCGGACTGCAGTTCATGCTCATCATCTGGCTCCAGGGCATCTGGCTGCCGCTGCACGGCTACGACTTCGAGGACACCCCGCTGTGGGCCGGCATCTTCATGCTGCCGCTCACCCTCGGCTTCCTGATCGCCGGCCCGGTCTGCGGCTATCTGTCCGACCGGTTCGGCGCCCGCCTCTTCTCCACCGCCGGACTGCTCGTCGTCGCCGCGTCCTTCCTCGGCCTGCTCGCCCTGCCGGTGAACTTCGGCTACGGCGCCTTCGCGACACTGCTGCTGTTCAACGGCCTGGGCCAGGGCATGTTCTCCTCGCCCAACACCTCCTCCATCATGGGCAGCGTGCCCGCCCGCTACCGGGGCGTGGCCTCCGGGATGCGCTCCACCTTCCAGAACTCGGGCACGGCCCTGTCCATCGGTGTCTTCTTCACGCTGATGGTCTCGGGCCTCGCCAGTACCCTGCCGAGGACGCTCGCCGGCGGGCTGCAGGCCCACGGCGTGCCCGCGGGCACCGCCCACCAGGTGGCCTCGCTGCCGCCGGTCAGCACCCTGTTCGCCACCTTCCTCGGCACCAACCCCATCGGCCACCTGCTCGGCTCCGGCGGCACCCTGGACCGGCTGACCGCGGCCCAGCGCGCCACGCTCACCGGCCACACCTTCTTCCCCGAACTGGTCTCCGGCCCCTTCCACCACGGTCTGGGCATCGTCTTCAGCGTGGCGGCCGGCATGGCCCTGGTCTCCGCGCTGGCCTCCGCCCTGCGCGGCGGCCACGAACGCGCCGACGACGACACCCCCGAGGGCGGGCACGACACGAGCGGACACGGCTCGTGGCGGGCAGCGCGCTCCTCGTGA
- a CDS encoding chitosanase, producing the protein MVHADRETAPAAVSRRTVVALLGAAVASGALIGTQRASAAPTARAASTGLDDPAKKEIAMELVSSAENSSLDWKAQYKYIEDIGDGRGYTAGIIGFCSGTGDMLEVVQLYADRKPGNILAKYLPALRKVNGSDSHAGLDPNFPKDWRKAAQDAVFQQCQNDERDRVYFNPAVAQGKADGLRTLGQFCYYDAIVMHGNGDDPTSFGNIRKRALRSAQPPAQGGDETTYLDAFLDARVWAMKQEEAHSDTSRVDTEQRVFLRKGNLDLDTPLDWKVYGDSYHIG; encoded by the coding sequence GTGGTGCACGCAGACCGCGAAACAGCCCCCGCCGCCGTCTCCCGCCGGACCGTCGTCGCCCTGCTCGGCGCCGCCGTCGCCTCCGGTGCCCTGATCGGCACCCAGCGCGCGAGCGCGGCACCGACGGCACGGGCGGCGTCGACGGGCCTCGACGACCCGGCGAAGAAGGAGATCGCCATGGAACTCGTCTCGAGCGCGGAGAACTCCTCGCTCGACTGGAAGGCCCAGTACAAGTACATCGAGGACATCGGCGACGGGCGCGGCTACACGGCCGGCATCATCGGCTTCTGTTCCGGCACCGGCGACATGCTCGAGGTCGTCCAGCTCTACGCCGACCGCAAGCCCGGCAACATCCTCGCCAAGTACCTGCCCGCGCTGCGCAAGGTCAACGGCAGCGACTCGCACGCCGGCCTCGACCCGAACTTCCCCAAGGACTGGCGCAAGGCCGCCCAGGACGCCGTGTTCCAGCAGTGCCAGAACGACGAACGCGACCGCGTCTACTTCAACCCCGCGGTCGCCCAGGGCAAGGCGGACGGCCTGCGCACCCTCGGCCAGTTCTGCTACTACGACGCCATCGTCATGCACGGCAACGGCGACGACCCCACCAGCTTCGGCAACATCCGCAAGCGGGCCCTGCGCAGCGCCCAGCCGCCGGCGCAGGGCGGCGACGAGACGACGTACCTGGACGCCTTCCTCGACGCCCGGGTGTGGGCCATGAAGCAGGAGGAGGCGCACAGCGACACCAGCCGGGTCGACACCGAACAGCGGGTCTTCCTGCGCAAGGGCAACCTCGACCTGGACACCCCGCTCGACTGGAAGGTGTACGGGGACAGTTACCACATCGGCTGA
- a CDS encoding MarR family winged helix-turn-helix transcriptional regulator, producing MDTVALAAELRLTMGRIVRRLRQAHAVGDVSLSEVSVLARLARTGPDSPGSLAELERVRPQAMATTIAGLEQRGLVRRTPDTADGRRAIVSLTSEGETVVEQRRSESVGRLAHALDEFTPQERQALYDVLPLLDRLAQRL from the coding sequence ATGGACACCGTTGCACTCGCCGCCGAACTCCGGCTGACCATGGGCCGCATCGTCCGCCGACTGCGCCAGGCGCACGCGGTCGGGGACGTGTCGCTCTCCGAGGTCTCGGTGCTGGCCAGGCTCGCCCGCACCGGCCCGGACTCGCCCGGCTCGCTCGCCGAGCTGGAGCGGGTCCGGCCGCAGGCGATGGCCACCACGATCGCCGGGCTGGAACAGCGCGGGCTGGTGCGCCGCACGCCCGACACCGCCGACGGGCGCCGGGCCATCGTCTCGCTCACCAGCGAGGGAGAGACCGTGGTGGAGCAGCGCCGCTCCGAGTCCGTGGGCCGGCTGGCCCACGCCCTGGACGAGTTCACCCCGCAGGAGAGGCAGGCCCTGTACGACGTCCTGCCCCTGCTCGACCGACTGGCGCAGCGGCTGTGA
- a CDS encoding MFS transporter codes for MRVNRAWLGLAVLMLPTLLVAMDMTALLLALPRLSADLGAGNVQQLWISDSYGLMVAGLVITMGTLGDRIGRRRLLMTGAAAFVVLSVAAAFAVSPLMLIVVRALLGVAGATLAPSTLALITNMFRDERQRGKAIAIWATCQFTGGALGPVLAGLLLQHFWWGSVFLAAVPAMLVLLLAGPVLLPEFRSDRAGRPDPASAALSLVAVLLLIYGVKQLAVGSAPAGPAVALVVGAAVGLLFVRRQLRLPAPLLDLRLLRNRPFTAVLVALVFAGIAMAGTGLLVTQYLQSVLGHSPLTSALLFAPMGLGVAVGTLTAPALARRMRHTTAIAGGLTASALGGLLLTGVRATSGLPLVMTGIAVLALGTGPLFALGTGLVVGSVPAERAGSAASMSETGNYFGGSLGFALLGVLAAVVYRDRMHGTSDSLAGAIAAGRHLPAGQRAELLHSAREAFTASLHVIGVVAAVIFAGLAVLTLAMRPATRATHAPALRDYESTRS; via the coding sequence ATGCGGGTCAACCGGGCATGGCTGGGACTGGCCGTCCTGATGCTGCCGACTCTGCTCGTCGCGATGGACATGACGGCACTGCTCCTCGCGCTGCCGCGGCTGAGCGCCGACCTCGGCGCCGGCAACGTCCAGCAGCTGTGGATCAGTGACAGCTACGGACTGATGGTGGCGGGCCTCGTCATCACGATGGGCACGCTGGGCGACCGGATCGGCCGGCGGCGGCTGCTGATGACCGGCGCGGCGGCCTTCGTGGTGCTGTCGGTCGCGGCGGCCTTCGCGGTCAGCCCGCTGATGCTGATCGTCGTACGCGCGCTGCTGGGCGTCGCCGGTGCGACCCTGGCGCCCTCCACCCTCGCCTTGATCACCAACATGTTCCGCGACGAGCGACAGCGCGGGAAGGCCATCGCGATCTGGGCGACCTGCCAGTTCACCGGCGGCGCGCTCGGCCCGGTGCTCGCCGGGTTGCTGCTGCAGCACTTCTGGTGGGGCTCGGTGTTCCTGGCCGCCGTACCGGCGATGCTCGTGCTGCTGCTCGCCGGGCCCGTCCTGCTGCCGGAGTTCCGCAGCGACCGGGCCGGGCGGCCGGACCCGGCCAGTGCGGCGCTGTCGCTCGTCGCCGTGCTGCTGCTGATCTACGGCGTCAAGCAGCTGGCCGTCGGGAGCGCCCCGGCCGGGCCGGCGGTGGCCCTCGTCGTCGGCGCCGCCGTCGGCCTGCTGTTCGTCCGCCGTCAACTGCGGCTTCCCGCACCGCTGCTGGACCTGCGGCTGCTGCGCAACCGCCCGTTCACGGCCGTCCTGGTCGCGCTGGTCTTCGCCGGTATCGCCATGGCCGGCACGGGCCTGCTGGTGACCCAGTACCTGCAGAGCGTGCTGGGTCACTCGCCGCTCACGTCGGCGCTGCTGTTCGCCCCCATGGGACTGGGCGTGGCGGTCGGCACGCTGACCGCGCCGGCGCTGGCGCGGCGGATGCGGCACACGACCGCGATCGCCGGCGGGCTGACGGCGTCGGCCCTGGGCGGCCTTCTGCTGACCGGTGTCCGCGCGACGAGCGGCCTGCCGCTGGTGATGACCGGGATCGCCGTGCTGGCGCTGGGCACCGGCCCGCTGTTCGCGCTCGGCACCGGACTGGTCGTCGGATCCGTACCCGCGGAGCGGGCCGGCTCGGCGGCGTCGATGTCGGAGACCGGCAACTACTTCGGCGGTTCGCTCGGCTTCGCGCTGCTCGGCGTGCTGGCCGCGGTGGTCTACCGCGACCGGATGCACGGCACGTCCGACTCGCTGGCCGGCGCGATCGCCGCCGGCCGGCACCTTCCGGCCGGACAGCGCGCCGAACTGCTGCACAGCGCGCGGGAGGCGTTCACCGCCAGTCTGCACGTCATCGGAGTCGTAGCCGCCGTCATCTTCGCCGGCCTGGCCGTCCTCACCCTGGCCATGCGCCCGGCAACCCGGGCCACACACGCGCCCGCACTGCGCGACTACGAGTCGACCCGCTCGTGA